The genomic stretch AACCACCCTGGACTTGACGCATAAGTTAGGTGCTGAGGAGCAGGAGAACTGTCAGCAGGTTCATGTCCAGCAGAATTCCAAGGAGATCGGAGTCATCGGTGGAGACGTGTTTGACGATGCTGAGATTGACACGCTTGTAGAAATCGACAGAATAGAACGCGAGTCGGCAAGTGAGAGGGAAAGGTGGTCTAAAGAAGTCCAGGATAAaggtattttgtgtttgttcgtACCTGTGCCACCATGTCTATTTTTTTTGGGACCAGATCAGTTTCTGCTTATAGAAGGTCTAAGctacattttttattgcagataaaCCACTTAAGAAACGGAAGCAAGACTCGTATCCTTTGGAATCTGGAGCTGAGCCAACTGACGGGCCAACAGTAACAGGGGACAACACTGACAGCAAGCTGACACCCAAGAAGACAAATGCTGCAAGTAATGGTTCCAGTCGGCCTGCTTTGATGGTCAGCATTGATCTGCAACAAGCTGGCAGATTGGTAAGACAGCCTGTAGTGGTCCTGGAACCCCAGCAGCTGTGTGAGGACCACCTCAAACGCATTAAGTTGAAGACTGACGGAAAGGTGGATACAGTTGTTGAAACCAGACCTGAGATCATCAAACAGCATGTTGACAAGCCGAAGAAAACTGGCTCTGACGGGCAACCAGAAACCCCTAAACAGAAGCAGGACGGCCGTCGTGAATCCAAACACAGACATGACGGCAAAACTGACAGCAGCAAAGGACACTCGGATGACAGACGGCCAGACACACCACGGCAGAGACACGAGAAGCTTTCAGACTCAGgccacaaagaagaaaagaaccACATCAGTCACAGATCCAATGTCACTCAAACCAAGATTCCAAAAACCACAAAAGAGGTGGAGCGTAACTCAAGACAGGAGGAAGACAGAAcaagagataaagataaagatagaGAAAAGGTTTCAGATAAAGATAGGGATATGGATAAGAATAGAGAAAAAGATAGAGATAGAGTTAAAGAAAGGGCTAAGGATAAGGatagagataaagataaagaaagaaaaagggacaaagacagagacaaaaacagagacaaagaaagggACAGGGATAAAGACAGGGAAAGAAAAATCAAGACATTGTCAAGTGAAAACTGCAAAAGACACTCCCCTGACCTGAATAATAAACCTGACAGCGCTAGAATAAAGCAAGATGGAAGCAGAAAATCCAATGACCTCAATGGAAGACAGAGGACAGACGGTTCTAGCCTTCAAAATGCCCACCACAAGGATGAGATGAAGAGTGGTGAAGGTCAAGTCAGCTGCCAAGCGGGAAGCAAGCAGCAGTCTATGGAGACAAAAGCTAGTGAGTTCCCATCATACCTGCTGGGTGACAAGAAAGGAAGTCTGAAGAACTTCGTGATTCCTAAATTGAGCCGGGATGGGAAGGATTCTCAACATCCAAGCAAAGTGAAAGATGTCTTTTCTGAGTCCCATCTAAGCAAAGTGAAAGATGTCTTTTCTGAGTCCCATCCAAGCAAAGTGAAAGATGTCTTTTCTGAGTCCCATCCAAGCAAAGTGAAAGATGTCTTTTCTGAGTCCCATCCTAGCAAAGTGAAAGATGTCTTTTCTGAGTCCCATCCTAGCAAAGTGAAAGATGTCTTTTCTGAGTCCCATCCAAGCAAAGTGAAAGATGTCTTTTCTGAGTCCCATCCTAGCAAAGTGAAAGATGTCTTTTCTGAGTCCCATCCAAGCAAAGTGAAAGATGTCTTTTCTGAGTCCCATCCTAGCAAAGTGAAAGATGTCTTTTCTGAGTCCCATCCAAGCAAAGCGAAAGATGTCTTGTCTGAGTCCCATCCAAGCAAAGCGAAAGATGTCTTTACTGAGCCCCGAGTCAGGCTTGAGAGAGTGTCATTGATAAAGAACTTAAGCAAAGCAGCAAAGCCTGTTGTTGTGGTTAAGAAACTCAGTATCGACGAGGTGAAAACCATCATTAAGGAAAGCAGGAACGCTCAGAGATCCAGGAACTGGTCCTCATCTGACAAATCAGGGAGAGGTATGATAAACTTTGTTTATTGAACATGTACACAAAATGGTTGGGGACGGATGCATTAATGTGCTTGAAACCAGCATCTCAACAAATATTATCAAAACAGCCCTTGATCCAAAATAAttaactgtttcttttttagttGTGTCCATTACTCCCTGCTGAAATTTTACTCACTTCTTGTGCTTGCAGAGATGTCTCTTCATGAGAAGACAAACAAGAGAATGCACAGCATGATCAGTAAGAAATCCAAGTACGCTGAGGTGGACTCAGATGAAGATGGCGAAGAAGACTCTGGCGATGAGTGTCagtttttgaagctaaaataccacaatattcacacacacacacacatacacacacatgcacacaccagtacacacacacacacacacacacacacacacacacacacacacaccagtacTATAAAATCTGTCTCcatgtttgacaaaaaaatagctttacccagaatgggaaaaaaattgaaataaataaaaaatgctgcTAATATTGTTTAAATTCATAGTCTCTGTTACTGTTACTGTTACAGCTACAAGGAAAAAGCACAAGAAACATCATGACAAGACTTGGAAGGGCGAAGAGAAGAGAAGTTCAGGAGATCATCGTCACCATAATGCTCGCCGGGGGTCAGGTGGCCGTCACCGTGACTCTGATAATTCGGATGGCGGTTCTCCTCCTACAAACCTGAGTGATGGTGAGGCTTTGCTGAGCTTTCCAGTGGACATAGGCATAATAGAAGggaacaaataataataataactttatttatgttattattaAATGTTGCAAACAGTGCAGAGCGTActtctatatttttttctattaataTAAAAGGTTGATTTTTAGAGATCAAAATTAATTGATAACCTTAAACGATTTATACATACTACGATTTACATACAAACAGCTGCCATTTGAACCGGGGAACAACCAAACCAATTCCCTGGATAATTGAATTACTACTCCGGTCGCTCACTATTCAAATTCAGTGATTGAGCTTAAGTTGCTGCTTTCTTTGACTAATGTTGTCATGCTTGTCTCTGTTCAGTTGCcaaaaaagtgaagaaacagaaacagaaaaacaaaaagtcgtACGAGTCCAAACTGTCACACGAAGGTATTGTTTTGccactttttatgtttttaaagattttaataAATTTGACATGAATTCACATTTGACTAATATTTATGTCGACATCCCTTTAACAGAGATAATGGACTCCTCCACATTTAAGAGATTCACTGCCAGTGTGGACAACATTCTTGAGAGCCTTGACGATGTGGACCTCACTAATGCAGGTAAACATCAAGTGGTGCACAAAGTCAGGTGTTCTtgacatttattgttttctgcTGAGTTGTAAACATACAATCTATGCCCTtaaacagatgatgatgatgagataCCTGAAGAGCTCTTACTTGGAAAGCACCAACTGAGCGAGTTGGGCAGCGATTCTGCTAAGATGAAAGCTATGGGCGCCTTTAACAAGGTAAGAAGAACATGTCACTGCAGGTTAATACATAATATTAAGttgtttaaaaactgtaaatacaCCGCTGCATCGTTATGAAACATACTGTCCATTCTTTGATCCACAGTTCCCCTCTGAAAAACTGGTTAAAATCCTGAATATCCTGGAGAAAAACATTCAGGACAGTGTCAAACTTTCCACATTAATGAATCATGTAAGTGGTCAGGGCGATATTATGTTTTTACCAAAGACAGTGATTATGATTTCTTCTGCAGGTTTAGCTGTAATAtgagttattgtttttttttttcacgcaTTTGTAGGGTAATGATTCAATGGATGAGGAGCGTCTGTGGCGTGACCTCATCATGGAGAGGGTGACCAAATCTGCTGATGCCTGCCTGACTGCCCTCAACATTATGACATCTCCAAAAATGCCAAAGGCTGTCTATATAGAGGACGTGATCGAGAGGGTGTTGCAGTACACCAAGTTCCATCTGCAAAACTCTTTGTACCCGCAGTATGACCCGGTTTACAGAGTGGGTCCCCATggaggtttgttttgtttatttctacagaaaaaaaatctagatCTCCCAGAGCTATTTTTATGTGTTGAGAGTTAATCTATTTGTAAGCTGGTTGGGACATCTTGGAGTTATGCTATGAAAATCACCAAGAAAATTAAGTTATGGTCCAAGACTTGAAGCAGTTGCGATACCTTTAGAGATTTCTGAAGACAAAGGTTTACTCTTAAATCCCTAAAGACAATTCCTGTTTGACCTGCAAACCCTAGTGGTTTAGATATCTTATAAACTGGTTATTttccattctttctttctttctttctttcttaggTGGCTTGCATACTTCAAAATCCAAGAGAGCAAAAACCTCCACCCACAAACAGAAGGTGGTAGTCATGCTCTACAACAAAGTGTGTGATATTGTCAGCAACATGGCCGAGCTCCTGGAGATCCAGCTGCTGACAGACACCACTATTCTCCAGGTGAGACTGGCTTGACATACTTTCAACTTCTAAACACAGCTTAATTTGACTGTGAAGATTCTAACACACTACActgcctttgtgtctgtctcttttAGGTGTCCACTCTGGGTATCACACCATTTTTTGTGGAGAATGTCAGTGAACTGCAGTTATGTGCCATCACACTAGTAACAGCTGTAAGTCTACTACGGCATGCAGTTTTCATTTTGGTCCGGGAGATGTATTTAAgtgctgctttatttatttcatgtatgCATCTACTCTCCATTTAACTCTTCCACAGGTGTTCTCACGATACGAGAAGCACAGGCAGCTCATTCTTGAAGAGGTCTTCACCTCCCTGGCTAGACTGCCTACAAGTAAACGCAGCCTCAGGAACTTCAGGTAACCTAAACAAGAGTGAATATCTGTCAAGTTATATCAAAAGAGAAGTTGATCATTCATTCCCTCTGCCATTTTCTGTAAAACTAAGGAACCTCATGTCTCCTATTTCCCCAGGCTGAACAGCAGTGATTCTGATGGAGAGCCCTTGTATATCCAGATGGTGACAGCACTGGTTTTTCAGCTCATCCAGTGTGTGGTAAACTTCCCAGAGAGGGACTCCGATGATGAGCATAGTAAAAAGGTAACTAACAAATTCAACTTATATTGAAACATGTTTATCGCTGGTGTTTTTGATTGAtacttgtttttacattttggatttttttttccctcaaagGTGGACAGAGACGTTCTAATCACAAACTCTTACGAAACAGCCATGAGGACGGCTCAGAACTTCCTATCAGTGTTTCTCAAGAAGTAAGTTTAGGTTCCAATCCTCACTTCACAACacagcatgtttgttttgtctcactTAAACCTCTTCTAGGTCAAACCATAATCTATAGATTTGTTAGCTTTTATCTGTAGACTGTGACCcgggccatttttttttaaagttcccatattatgctttttctggttttatatgctctttagtgtgttttccatgttaatgcatgtttaggcacatctatgtgcaaaaattcaaagtctgcggaaacgcggcttcccctacgtcctcctgttagctgtagcattagccgcatgtaacgctcggttctagcccccctcgataaaaattagtcagtgcggcgtcattgtcagtgtgagatcactgatctaagtccattggctcgttgtggcaagccctgcagctcatgttgaaatgtccgagacgcgtgctgagcaactgaccaataacgacagagcggatcggcacaccaatcagagcagacttggtccacgtggggtctaacagtgtgggctcaacagagtgtagctgacggactcagagtgtagagggagcaaggaggagcagtacatgaaaacagacacttttttctgactttagctattgtgaacgtacaaaagtaggtacatagattaaatatacgaaccccaaaaaggccataatatgggctctttaacacTTTTTGTGGTCCTGATGACTAACCGGTACAAAAAGTTTTGGAACTACTTCAGTAGATAGATTCAGCCCGCAGCAACATGACACCCTGTGTGACATGGGAGTTGCCGGGCCGCTGCTACCTCgattgattattttctttggattattttgtgactttgtgttttaaattgttAGCCCATCTACTACGCAATATTCGTGCAAAACGCAATCAAATTAAGGCATCAGTAGACCAGCAACCTCTGTGTTCTGTCAGGTAtaaataactgtttttattgataGAGTCTGTAAGCTTCTGAGAGTGATATAACAACTGTCTATGGTTTAACAAAAAAGAGCATTTTGCTCTTAAACAAAACGCTCTTATCGCTGTCAGAATCTTCTATAAAAACGGTCTGTAACTGATTCAGTGCTTTATAATCAATGATACTgcatgataaaatgtatttaaagttagttttctttttgtttgcaagGTGTGGCAGTAAGCAGGGAGAGGAAGACTACAGGCCACTGTTTGAAAACTTTGTTCATGACCTGCTGTCTACAGTCAACAAGCCTGAATGGCCCGCTGCAGAACTGCTGCTCAGTTTACTGGGTCGGCTGTTGGTGAGTAGCATCATTCCTTAACAAAAATGCATCCCTCAGCATCTGTCCAATAGATTTCCAAatgatttctttctctctacCTTCTGTGCTCAAGGTGCACCAGTTCAGTAACAAGCAGACAGAGATGGCACTCAGGGTGGCGTCTCTCGACTACCTCGGCACTGTTGCTTCCCGCCTGCGTAAAGATGCTGTCACAAGCAAGATGGACCAAAAGGCTGTTGACCGCATCCTTAGAGAGGTAGACTACATAATTATGAAATTGTAAATTACAATCAAGCATGGCATTGAACTGCTTTTGAGATGCTCCTGGGTATTGATCTCCTCACAGAGTCCAGGCGATGATGAGACCCAACAACTCCAGAAGGCTTTGCTAGACTATCTAGATGAGAACATTGAAACAGATCCAGCTCTAGTGGTGAGTGATGTATTAGAATACACTAAGGTGTGTATTCACAAGAGTCACATTAATgattcttaaaggctttatatgcaattttttgaacCAGCAAATGTCGACCttaagcaccagcatgaaaccaaaacaacttgcgctgcatagttgtgttagcatgctagcgatctttattatgctcgtatctctacactgcatgtaaatttacccgaaatgaccgtgatctagaaatgcttacgtgacattcaattaagcagtgagtacagtatgttattcttcctttctctagtccctcaattaaacaacttttatacgcgaggggatgagtcggccggctgtccgggcgatgtaaataaactgaagataggacccggaaaactctgaaaacatcacagacaatgggactcgggtgttacacctattgtagacagtcatgactcacagagttattttcagaggatatacttgatttctattacattttagtgtgaaaaatatgaagcctttaaaggaCTGTACAACTGGTTAGACACAGAAAATTAAACATGTGTCAAAGTGATATTTGTCTCAGTTGTATGCCTTTaaattttctgcatttttccTCACATACCTATATCTTTGTTTCATATAGTTTGCCAGGAGGTTTTATATTGCCCAGTGGTACCGGGACACTACAAGTGAGGCAGAGAAAGCCATAAAGTCTCAAAATGATGATGAGGACGTAAGAGGTCGACATTACTCCCATGATGTGGACTCAACGGCAGAGATCATGCAGAAGGCTGAGACACGAAAGAAATTCCTCCGCAAGATCATCAGGACACATCCATCCCAGTTCAGATCTCTGAAGTATGAACTACTTTACTGTCAACCACtgtacttgttttgttttttttacactataaCTTTTTGAACAGTCGTGGTCTGACATgggcttcttcttttcttccagATTAAACTCGGACACGGTGGACTATGAGGACTCCTGTCTGATTGTCAGATACCTGGCCTCCATGAGGCCCTTTTCACAGAgctttgatatttatttatcacaGGTAAGAATGTTCATTCTCAGTAAATGCAAGTTAGACGTTTTAGTTTGTTGGCGGTCACTATTTATTTCTCATATTGTCTCCCTTGCATAGATTCTGAGAGTGCTGGGTGAGAGTGCCATTGCAGTCAGAACTAAAGCCATGAAGTGTCTGTCGGAAGTAGTAGCTGTCGATCCAAGTATTTTGGGACGGGTATGTCATCCAGTATTGGCTGCTACACATCTCTAAGACTATTTGATTTATAGATGACCCCCATTGTTTTCTTTAcgttacaaaatgtttttgaaattttAATTCTAACAGGAGATTCAGTTTTATGATACCCTTTGGGCATTACCAACCATATGTTGGTTGATATAACAGTTTATCACAGCCTAACAAACAGTAAGATTTATCTATCTAACTCATGTCTCCTTCCTTATTCCCAGTTGGACATGCAGCGTGGGGTTCACTGTCGCCTCATGGACAACTCCACCAGTGTGCGAGAGGCTGCTGTGGAGCTCCTTGGTCGTTTTGTGCTAAGTCGCCCAGAGCTCATTGAGCAGTATTATGACATGCTCATAGAAAGAATATTGGTAAGTGTTTATGGTtctcttttaaacattttagtgTCCCGATTTTCAGGATTAAATAGATGTTTCCacatccactgtcctctcttgAGTTTGTACAAAGTAACTGGCCAAGTGGAACTTTGTCATGGACTTGAGCAAACTCTGACCTAAGAGTTCATGTATAGTGCTAAAGGTCAGCTGAGGTAAAATCGGGTTTTTCCCCACACTGCCACCTAAAGCCCATATTATGAACTGCAACCATTTcgattttgaatttgaaattttGTTCCAAATTCCCTCACTGttaaagagcttttttttttttttttttacatttgttgaaGTACCGTTGACATGaagaaaacagtaaataaataaaatgacagaagaagaaagaaaaaaagccttaTTAATTACTTATTAAGCCTGTTCATCTATCTTATGACTTGTTGAATGATACTTTAAAGATGTAGATCTCTCTTGCTGGTGTTTCCTAAATTACCTTGCCCAGCTTAAAGCAACTTGGTTGACCCCCCCAATTCAACTTTATGGGGTACTTAATTTTCAAATGAATAATGACTAAACAGGCACTTATATTTAGTTTATGTTGAATCATCtgtgtgtcctttttttcattaaacagGACACAGGTATTAGTGTAAGAAAGAGGGTCATTAAGATCTTAAGGGATATTTGCCTGGAGCAGCCGGACTTCCACAAGATCACTGAGATGTGTGTCAGGATGATCCGAAGGGTCAATGATGAAGAGGGGAtcaaggtttgttttgttttattttattcatgaatGGCGTTTGTAGTTTCATGCACAGTttgaatacataaaaaaatgtgtctttgcaGAAACTGGTGAATGAAACATTCCAAAAGCTCTGGTTCACCCCAACACCGGGTCACGACAAAGATGCCATGACCCGAAAAATCCTGAACATCACAGATGTTGTAAGTACAGTTTTCTGGCAATGTATTGCATGTAacaaaaatattataaaataaaaaatgttttccataaTCTGACTAATGTCATACTTTGATTTTATTCCAGGTGTCAGCATGTAAAGATACCGGTTATGACTGGTTTGAGCAGCTTCTCACAAATGTGAGTTgttaagtttgtgtgtgtctttaaatatcTCAGGAGCAGCTCCTATCTTTATGAAAGCTGCTGTAGGAACATTTTAACTAGCATCTAACCTGACTTGTGTATGTTTGTAAACTGTTCAGCTGCTGAAATCAGAGGAGCAAGCTTCATACAAACCTGCTAAGAAGGCCTGTGTTCAGCTGGTGGACAATTTAGTGGAACACATACTGAAACACGAGGAGTCGCTTGCAGGTAATTTAAGAAAGGCAATATTATGTTTGCTTACAATATTTTTGTTAACATTGTATGCTGTGACAGATGTAACTTTTTACTCTGTTTGTATTTCAGACTGCGAAGACAAAGGGGTGAACTCAGGTCGTCTGGTATCATGCATCACCACGCTC from Labrus bergylta chromosome 17, fLabBer1.1, whole genome shotgun sequence encodes the following:
- the LOC109981154 gene encoding nipped-B-like protein B; this translates as MNGDMPHVPITTLAGIASLTDLLNQLPLPSPLPATTAKSLLYNGRISDEVSSLLVCRDENLVTQLAQSLNQVSTEHIELKDNLGNDEPEGEMPMLLQTLLSRNPKIFRDKSALQQPLIQQYKVSQTQVHGSPGSNYQHTTVPQSPSGCFTSQQSGSGTRFVTQQSSPIPSPYTPQSPADYMQYNPPSYSQHQQTQQVASVVRNIHHNKVSGQLSSNSSHHNAELGSDEDYMNMAHRLGHEENDPSMRASKFPVKSPQSVCSPAGSEEAVKRSRRTLIMESPQPDTPPGTAPDLLLTSSDRKRKQKEKIKEENKQIDNNASYGIVSSPLKDSARLTLKLTRVKSPNMDPSHINLHETDSMNNNNQLSRTTLDLTHKLGAEEQENCQQVHVQQNSKEIGVIGGDVFDDAEIDTLVEIDRIERESASERERWSKEVQDKDKPLKKRKQDSYPLESGAEPTDGPTVTGDNTDSKLTPKKTNAASNGSSRPALMVSIDLQQAGRLVRQPVVVLEPQQLCEDHLKRIKLKTDGKVDTVVETRPEIIKQHVDKPKKTGSDGQPETPKQKQDGRRESKHRHDGKTDSSKGHSDDRRPDTPRQRHEKLSDSGHKEEKNHISHRSNVTQTKIPKTTKEVERNSRQEEDRTRDKDKDREKVSDKDRDMDKNREKDRDRVKERAKDKDRDKDKERKRDKDRDKNRDKERDRDKDRERKIKTLSSENCKRHSPDLNNKPDSARIKQDGSRKSNDLNGRQRTDGSSLQNAHHKDEMKSGEGQVSCQAGSKQQSMETKASEFPSYLLGDKKGSLKNFVIPKLSRDGKDSQHPSKVKDVFSESHLSKVKDVFSESHPSKVKDVFSESHPSKVKDVFSESHPSKVKDVFSESHPSKVKDVFSESHPSKVKDVFSESHPSKVKDVFSESHPSKVKDVFSESHPSKVKDVFSESHPSKAKDVLSESHPSKAKDVFTEPRVRLERVSLIKNLSKAAKPVVVVKKLSIDEVKTIIKESRNAQRSRNWSSSDKSGREMSLHEKTNKRMHSMISKKSKYAEVDSDEDGEEDSGDESTRKKHKKHHDKTWKGEEKRSSGDHRHHNARRGSGGRHRDSDNSDGGSPPTNLSDVAKKVKKQKQKNKKSYESKLSHEEIMDSSTFKRFTASVDNILESLDDVDLTNADDDDEIPEELLLGKHQLSELGSDSAKMKAMGAFNKFPSEKLVKILNILEKNIQDSVKLSTLMNHGNDSMDEERLWRDLIMERVTKSADACLTALNIMTSPKMPKAVYIEDVIERVLQYTKFHLQNSLYPQYDPVYRVGPHGGGLHTSKSKRAKTSTHKQKVVVMLYNKVCDIVSNMAELLEIQLLTDTTILQVSTLGITPFFVENVSELQLCAITLVTAVFSRYEKHRQLILEEVFTSLARLPTSKRSLRNFRLNSSDSDGEPLYIQMVTALVFQLIQCVVNFPERDSDDEHSKKVDRDVLITNSYETAMRTAQNFLSVFLKKCGSKQGEEDYRPLFENFVHDLLSTVNKPEWPAAELLLSLLGRLLVHQFSNKQTEMALRVASLDYLGTVASRLRKDAVTSKMDQKAVDRILRESPGDDETQQLQKALLDYLDENIETDPALVFARRFYIAQWYRDTTSEAEKAIKSQNDDEDVRGRHYSHDVDSTAEIMQKAETRKKFLRKIIRTHPSQFRSLKLNSDTVDYEDSCLIVRYLASMRPFSQSFDIYLSQILRVLGESAIAVRTKAMKCLSEVVAVDPSILGRLDMQRGVHCRLMDNSTSVREAAVELLGRFVLSRPELIEQYYDMLIERILDTGISVRKRVIKILRDICLEQPDFHKITEMCVRMIRRVNDEEGIKKLVNETFQKLWFTPTPGHDKDAMTRKILNITDVVSACKDTGYDWFEQLLTNLLKSEEQASYKPAKKACVQLVDNLVEHILKHEESLADCEDKGVNSGRLVSCITTLFLFSKIRAHLMVKHAMTMQPYLTTKCNTQNDFMVICNVAKILELVVPLMEHPSETFLTTIEEDLMKLIIKHGMTVVQHCVSCLGAVVNKVTHNYKFVWACFNRYYGALAKLKTQHQEDPNSSTLATNKPTLLRSLFTVGALCRHFDFDQEEFKGASKIIIKDKVLELLLYFTTHEDEEVQIKAIIGLGFQFIMHPELMFVQDVKVLYNGNLSDESSSVNLKIQVLKNLQCYLQEEDSRMQEADREWKKQAKQEDLKELGDVASGMSSSIMQIYLKQVLESFFHSQSTVRHFALSVITLTLNQGLIHPVQCVPYLIAMGTDPEPTMKNKADQQLVEIDKKYSGFIHMKAVAGLKMSYQVQQAINGSKGKVVRGFRPEDSDAALCSHLYSLVRGNRQHRRAFLISLLNLFDDSSKTEVNMLLFIADNLACFPYQTQEEPLFIMHHVDITLSVSGSNLLQSFKESLRKGHVQQEKKMKTKKKKKNKKKKKKKKQSHRRKHSSDDEEDEESSSSSSSSSSSSSSSSSSSSSSEEEVVVEKKKKSGAADSDSDLDDEEAVMLRLPENPVPLLDFASASQGILLLLVLKQHLKNLYGFSDSKIQKYSPTESAKVYDKTVNRKSKVHFNPRQTLEYLKSDLSNMELSRDTKRNIVKQYLDFKVLMEHLDREEEDEQGEASANARNKAITSLLKGPKSLNHNHNNHAAPVDSDDEESEDEEPPVRKPKKGGDSAEDSGHMNEKVEAMDVIAICRPKYKDRPQIAKVIQKTKNGYSIHWMTGTYSGPWTVAKKRDGRKKVPWVDTIKESDIIYKKISLTSGQKLSNKVAQTLRALYAAKEGN